Genomic segment of Xanthomonas sp. DAR 35659:
GCCGCAGCGAGGATTCGGCGTCGTCCAGTTCGCTGAGCACGTGCACGCAGCGCTCGTAGAACGCTTGCCCATCCAGGGTCGGACGCACGTGGCGGGTGGTGCGGTCGAGCAGGCGGGTAGCGAGCCTGGCTTCCAGCGCCTTGATCGCGTAGGTGGCGGTGGCGCGGGGAATCTCCAGCGCGGCCGCCGCCTGGCTGAAACTGCCCAGTTCCACGATCCGGGTGAACAACAGCAGCGAATCCAGGCGATCCATGGCGCCGATTGTTGTCCTTGATTGAATTTAGATACCAATTTAGCAGGATTTATCCCATTGCCGCGAACCCGGACACTGCGACTCCACGGGCACCCGCCCGCTTCCCAGGAGCCAGCCATGGACACCCACACAGTGAAGACGGCCCTCGTCACCGGCGCCTCGCGCGGCATCGGCCGCGCCATCGCGCAGCGCCTGGCCGCCGACGGCTTCGCCGTCGTCGTCAACTACGCCGGCAACGCCGCCAAGGCGCAGGAGACAGTGGCGGCCATCGTCGCGGCCGGCGGCCAGGCCATCGCCGTGCAGGGCGACGTCGCCGATCCCGACGCCGTCGCCGCGCTGTTCGACGCCGCGCGCGCCGCCTTCGGCCGCATCGACGTGGTGGTCAACAGTGCCGGCATCATGCCGATGGCGCGGATCGGCGCCGACAGCCTGGCCGACTTCGACAAGGCGATCGCCACCAACCTGCGCGGCGCCTTCCTGGTGCTGGGCCAGGCGGCCGCGCAGCTCGGCGCCGGCGGCCGCATCATCGCGCTGTCCACCAGCGTCATCGCCAAGGCCTTCCCGGGCTATGGCCCCTACATCGCGGCCAAGGCCGGCGTCGAAGGGCTGGTGCGCGTGCTCGCCAACGAACTGCGCGGCAGGGGCATCACCGTCAACGCCGTCGCGCCCGGGCCGGTCGGCACCGAATTGTTCCTGCACGGCAAGAGCGCCGAGCAGATCGAGCAGAGCGCCAAACTGGCGCCGCTGGAACGGCTGGGTACGCCCGAGGACATCGCCGGCGTGGTCGCATTCCTGGCCGGCCCCCACGGCGGCTGGGTCAACGCCCAGGTGCTGCGCGCGAACGGCGGCTTCGCCTGAGCCGCGGCGTTCGCTCCGCCCATAGAGGAGTCCTTCCCATGAACCAGGTGATTCTGGTGACCGGCGCGTCCAGCGGCGTCCCGGACGACACGGCGCGGCAGCGGGCGTGCGACGCGGGCGCCGCCCGCGGCTTGGCCGACATCGCACTGAAGAACCTCGTCGCCTACGAACTGATCGATACCAATCCGGCCAGCGTCGCGCGCGCGGTGTTGGAGGTAGTCGCGGCGCCCTACGGCCGCGTGCACGTCGATCCATCCGACGACGGCTGCGCGATGGTCGCCGCGGCGGCCGACCGCATCCGCGCCGATGGCCTGCGTCGCGTGGCACCGGGCAATTTGCTGCGACCGTTCTCGGCGGAGTTCTTATGAACGTCCCGAGCGCGTCTCCCCGATCCACAGCGAGCGCATGGGCCGCGCATTTCGAACCCGCGCTCTACGCCCTGCTGCGCATCGTCTTCGCCATCGTCCTGTTCACCCACGGCCTGCCGAAAGCGCTGCGCATTCCACATGGCTCGATGCAGGACCCGATGGCGGGATCGATCGGCCTGATCCAGAACGTGCTCGGCCTTCCCTTCGCGCCGCAACTGGCCTTCCTGGTGATGCTGCTGGAGAACGGCGGCGCGCTCATGCTGGCGCTGGGCCTGGGCACCCGGCTGGTCGCCTCGCTGATCGTGCTGCAGATGACCGCGATCAGCGTTGCGCTGGGCCCGACCTGGCCCTGGCTGGACCGCGGCATCGAGTTCCCGGTACTGATGGGCATGCTGGCGCTGTACATCCTCGCGCGCGGCGGTGGGCGTCATGCGCTGGATGCCTGGCTGAGGCGGCGCAACGAAACGGCCGCAACGACACGTGCTCGTCACAACGCGGCGTATTGACCTCCCAAACTCCCGCGCTCAGAACCAATGCACAGCGGGCAGTAACGTGCCGCCAGACGTGCGCGCGGCGGCTGATGCGCCTTCGGAACCCACGTAAGCGGTGTAGTCGATGCGCCTTGGCTACAAAGCCACCCCGACTCCCTCGCTTGCCGCGCAGTCTCTCGACTCTGCGTTCGCAAGGTGGGGGCCGACGGACCCGCGAGCAAAGGGCGACCAGCAGCGCGATTGAAGGCCCGCCCCAACCTCGCTACGCTGGCCCCGGGGAGCAAGCGGTTCGCCAGCCAAGCAAGCTCCCCGAAGCCGGGCCGAGGAAGCGAACGCAGGTGACATGCCATTGGAAAGTTCTTGCATTCCTGGCGCCCCTCGTCTGTTCCGAGCCCAGTACGCCCTGTTCGCCGCACCGATGGCGGACATCCATCGCTTTCTCAAGGAAGATGCCCATGCTCACTCCTCGCCCCCATCATCTTGCGCTGCTCCTGCTCGGTACGACGCTGGGCGCCAGCGCCGCCCAGGCCCAGACGTCGAATGCGATCGATGCGATGCGCCAGTTTCCGGCCTACCACGGCGCCGTGGAATCGGTGATGCAGCAGTACGAATCCTCGCTGCGCACCAAGTGCCCCCGCATCCAGGCCGATTGGAGCCAGGCCACCGCGCACGTCGCCCTGGAGCCGACGCTGGACGACCAGGGCCGGATCGTCAAAGCCGTCTGGGTGGATACCGTCCCGGGCACGGCCTGCGGCCAGAAGCGGCGCTACAACGCCATCACCATCTTTAACAACGGCGAGCCCACCGTGCTGCCGCTGTTCCCCGGCGAATCGGAGTCCAATCCGGTCCTGCAGCGGGACACCGTCCCCTACGTACGCAACGCGCTGGTCATGCAGCAGGCCCTGCCGAAGGACTGCGAGATCGACGTGCTGGAAACCCAATTGCCGGGCGGCCATCCCGCGGCGAAGCAGCCGTGGAGCGAACAATGGCGCGTCGATGCCTGCGGCAAGCAGTATTGGGCGAAGGTGCGTTACATCCCGGACGCGACCGGCACCACCATCACCGTCGGCCCCAAGGACATCACGCCCGCGAAGTAACGGGGAACACGCCCTTCGCCTGACGTGACCGAAGCGGATGTTTCGGCACGGCAGGCGCGGGCATGCGCGCGGGCAGCGCCGATCGACCGTAGATGCCGGTCGGCGCGAGAGAAGACCGATCCCGCCCTACCGCGCGGCGTCTCGGCACACGGGATGCGCGTGGCCGTCCAACCAAGCGGCGCTGGCCCGGTTGCATTACCGGGCATCAGCGATTGAACACGCCCAGGTCGATCGCCGCGTACAGCAGGATGTTGACGAGCATCAGCACCAGCGAAACCGTCGATGCCACAACGGACATCTTGCTTCCCATGGTGGACGCCTTTCTTCGAACGAGGAAGCCGGCCAGCGTCAGCACGGCCATGACCGACAGGTAGATCACCCGGTACAGCGGCGGAACCGTGATGCTTGCGCTGGAGGCGCAAGTGATCTGGGCCTGGCCCTGCAGAAGGAAGAAGATCGGCGTGCCCAGCACTGCCAGCAGCAACGCCGATAGAACTAGAATCGCCAGCGAAGCGATGCCGATCACCGTGGCTTTTCTGGTTGCAGGCATGGTTCACCTCAATGGATGCGCTGAGCCAGGCACTACGGCACAGCAGCGACGCGCTGTCCGCGCCCCGGATGATGCGTCTCGCCAAAAGCGGGACGTCGATCGACCACACCGACCCTGGACTGATTCGTAGCGACTGGCCCAGCGCGGATCGCTGCACGGCCTGTCCAAGGCGCGCTCCTAAGCGAATCGAATCCAAATTCCAACGATGCAGAACACGGTGTTGATCAACATCAACACTGTGGACATCGTCGATGTCCACACCGTGAATGTGTTGCCGAGGGTGGCGGCCTTTACGCGAACGGCCAGGGAAACAAGCAATAGCGAGGTAATGACGGACAGACTGATGACATATAAGAAAGGAGGTGTTTCGTTGACGACATCAGAAGCGCAAGTGAGCTGCTCTTCGACATGCGGCGTAGGAAAAAGAGACATGCAGGATGCTGCAAACAGCAGCGCCGAAAGCACAAGAACCGTTAGCGACACCAGGTTGATCATCCTGTAGCTTTTAACTTCGCTCATGAAATAGCTCGATAGGGAAGCGAAATGCAGCCACCACGGCAACGGTTCGAGCTGGGCGCTGGATGATGCGCACGCTCATGGAGCCACTCATCACACGAGCGCCAGCGCTTCCGAAGTGTGCACAAAAACGTACCGCCAGAAGGCGATCCACCGTGACGTTCTCGGCTGCTGGCATGGTCCGCGCCGATCGTCTCTCACCGATGCTTGATCAGCGCGTGGCGACGGGGTCATGGCAGAGCTTTGCTCGACCTTCGCAAGAAGCACTCTTAATCGAACGGAGCCCAAACGCATACGATGTAGAACAGGGCGTTGATTAGCATAAACACCGAGGATATCGTGGATGTCCAAACCGTGAACTTGTTGCCGATGGTAGCCGCCTTTACGCGGATGACCACGGAAGCAAGCAATAGCGAAACGATGACGGACATACTGATGACGTGGATGAAAGCAGGTATCTTGATTCCCGTACTGGGAGCACAAGCACTGATGTATCCATCGTCCACCGGCGGAGCGAGTATCGGCGCAAGGAACGCTGCAAGTAGCGATGCCGAAAGCACGAGGACCGTCAGCGAAACCAGGTTGATCATCTTGAAGCTTTTAAGTACACGCATGAAGTACCTCGATAGGTAAGTGGAGTCTAGCCGGTGCGGAAACGGCTCAGTTGGGGACTAGATGCTCCGCACGATCAGGCAAATGGTTCATCACAGCAGCGCTAACGTCTCTGTAGTCACAACGTAGTGCCAGAAGGCGATTGCGTAGCGGCGATATCCGTACCAGGCCGTAACACCGCCCCACCCACATGGCCGGTGCGCTAATACAGCGAATCCCGAGTGCGCTGCGGCAGTTCCCGGTCATAGGCTTCGGCGTCGAAGGCACCGTCGGCCAGATGCGCGTGCATGGTGCCCGGACTAGGCAGCCGATCCCGCGGCAGGTGCCGGGCCGGATCCCACAGCTGCGAACGCACCATCGCCTTGGCGCAGTGGAAGTACGCCGCCTCGATGTGCACCACGATCACGCTGCGCGGCAAGCGCTCGCCGATCGCGAACCGCGCCAGCAGGTCCGGATCGACACGGATCTCCGCGCGACCGTTCACGCGCAGGGTTTCGCCGATGCCCGGCACCAGGAACAATACCGACAGGCGCGGATCCTGCACCAGATTGCGCAGGGTATCGACGCGGTTGTTGCCCGGACGGTCCGGCAACGCCAGCGTGCGCGCATCCAGCACCTGCACGAACCCGGGCGCATCGCCGCGCGGCGAGCAGTCCAGGCCTTCGGCGCCCACCGAGGCCAGCACCACGAACGGTGACGCGCGCACGAAGGCCTGGTAGTCGGCGTTCAAGTGATCGAGCTGCTTGCGCACGGCGCGCTCGGCCGGCTGGCCGTACAGCGCCACCAGCGCATCGAGTGTCGTGATGCGACCGGACGCGTCCATGTCGGTCTTATGCTCAGGCAGCGTAAACATCGGCAGTGGCATCCATGGCGGCGATCTCCTTTGGCCGGGCAGGACCCGCCGGCTCGGACGCTATCATCGCACCGTTGGATGCGCTCCGTCTGGATTCTGCCGCACATTGTCGGGCCAGGAGGTCGCTGCGGCCGAATGGCGCGGTTGCGCTGAGTGGTACAAAAGCGCAAGCGCCGCTGAAGCCGCACAATCGAAGCAGCCGCGGCTTTATACGCCTTCAACACAGCCCCTTGCCCATTGGCGCGATCCTGGCCTGTGGCACTCAAGGTGATCGGCGACTGCCTCGGCCTGCGTTGTCTAGGCCTGGCCTGCGTCGGGAGAGTATGTTTCCCTCGTCGCCACACCTACCCTCCTCATCGGCCGAGACCAGCAAGCCCATGACGCACGACGACGTTCTTGCCCGCACCAACGCGCTCGCCCGGCAACACGGTGTGCTGCAGATCCAGTGGTATGGCTTCGCGGAGAGCACGCTGACGCTGGCAGCGAGTCGGGACCCCCTGTACTACCACTCCCTGGAACTGCGCTTTCATCGGCCCGTCCTCGTCCGTGGCAGGACGGCATTCGATCTCGATCCGGAGCGCGGCATCCTCCACGCCTGCGCTCTCGACGGTATCGGTGGCGGCCTGCTGTCCTCCGAAGCGGACCGACCGCTGCGAGGGTTTTTCCTCCCGGCGGACGAAGGGGAAGACCTGGTGATCGTCGCCGAATCGCTGACGATCGACGACACCACCGTGTACTACTATCGCCGCGATCCGCTCGCTCCCGGCGAGCGCCTTGCGCCTTGGGTGAAGTGAAGGCGAGCCGTCGCATCAGGCGACGACGCTTTGACGTGCGCAAGCTGCCGATATCGAAGCCCAGTAGCACCATCAAGCCTGATCGACTTGAAAGTGCACCTGACCCCGTTACCCCGACGGCACGGGTTGGCAGACCGGACTCAGGGACCGGCAGGCCTTGCGGCCTCCACGTACCGCCCGCCATGAAGCATGCGAGCTATTGCCCACGAGAATGCCGGGCAACAAAAAAGCGCCGGACATCGAAGATGGGCGCTGGTGCGCCTGAGTGATCGGGCTGCCAAGCCCGGCTGCGTGATTTAACGCAGCGATTCAATCTTGCTCTTTGACATGGTCGGCGTCAACGAGCTTTGTATACAGAAATGCAGGTTGTGCACCAATCGAAAATTTACTCTGATCCCACCATCCCGCTGCAGTGTAAGACCTCCGGGTGTCACCGCTTGAGGCCCGGGAAGGGATCGAATCCGGGAGTGTGGAGGCCATCTGGAAAGGCCCTCAAGCGATCCATGATTTCGTGGAAGCGGTCAGGGTTCAACACGACTACATCGCCTTTCTTGAACCACTGCAGGACCTCGAAGGGCTTGGAGGTATCCACCCGGCCACCCGCGTGCAGAAGGCTGTTCCGCATACGACGGATGTCGGAAAACAGGGGAGAGCGCACAGCGTTCAACTCTATGCCCAATGCCTTTCCAATCTCTCCCCGGGTTTTATCCTCCCAATGAGCAAAGATCGACACAATGCCCAGTGATGACAGAGCGCGGACGTTGAAACCATCGGGCGCGCAGGCGTCGAGGCGAGCGCCCAGAGTGGACACATGCCGCACGTTCTCGGGGGTCGGATGGTCTACCCCGTGGATCAGCGGGGACATTAGGGCCTGCTCACGGGTCATACCCTTTTTGACCTGGCTGTCTACGAGCAACTCAAGCATCTTTGAGAGCTGTTCCCAACCCCGCAAACTGTCCATGAAGAGGCCACAGGTGGCCTCAACGTGGTCATGCAGGATGTCTATGGCCTGCTTCATCTGAGACACCTGCTCGCCGTATCGCTGCATCTGCTGCGGGGTCGGCCGTCCTTGCATTGGGTCTATCCGTAAAGGGTGCTTAGGCGAACCCTACGCCCGCTGCGACGCGAGCTCAACGGCCCTCAGGCGCACCCCGGCATCCCTTCTGCCCTGATCGAGGACACGTTTGAAATGGCAGAACAGACAGAGGCTTAGCAGGCACGAGTAGCCGAGCAGCGGCCTCCGAAACCTCTACCCGAGGCCGCTTCCGGCCAGGAGCGGACATGACAGATAAGGCCTGCCGTCGCGACCTCGCTTAAGAACGCTTAGGCGACGCTGTAACTCCGACTGAGAGGAGGGCTAATCGTCCTCGTCTTCCTCGTCTTCCTCGTCTTCCTCGTCATCCTCGTCTTCCTCGTCGTCCTCGTCGTGTTCATCGTCGGTATCGAAGTACTCTTCATCCATGTCGTCGAAGTCGAAATCGCTGGCAATATCGTCATCGGAGTCAAACTCGATGACTTCGCCCGCATCGCCCTTCAGCTTAAAAATGGGCGGCAACCGGTGATCTGGGTCATAAAATTCAACACCCGCGCGGAACATCGGCCCAAAGTATGGATCACTCTTTATGTAGCTGATCTTCGTGTTGCCGAGCCACTTGCGGCGCCCTGCCTCATAGGCGAGGAGCCAATACTGTCCTTTGAGGGCGAGCGCATTCGTGTGGGGCTGTAGGTATTCAACAGGAATCGGCCTCGGCGCGATCCCGTTGTGATGGAGGTCAAGTAGGATCAGCGTACATGCCGAACTCCCCATCTTCGCGACTTCCAAGACAGCTGCATCGGCGAGCGTCACTTCGAGCTCCTTGCTTATCCATAGAAGCCAAGCAACTTCGCCATGGTGATTTGACGCCGCGCAGGAAATTAAAAGGTTATTACAGAATCTTGTGGCAGCCTGATGATCTATTTCGTAACCATGGAATTTGTACGTGGAAAGAAAGTGAGCCACGATCTGAATTGTGTTCGGGAACCCGTAACCGCACTTATACAGGTAGGCCTCAAGAACATCCCAGTTGGGCTTCTTTACGATCATTGAAGAAAGTTGCTTAAGGCCATACTTGACGATGCTCTCATCTTTGAAGCGTTTCTCCAGAGAAAAGAGTGCCTCAAAGTAGTGATGTAGGTCATTACGCTGCGCACGCCGCTTTGGGCCAATACGGAGCTTTTTAACGGAGAACTTCCAAGAATCTTCAACGATATCCTGAACTTCTACAATCCGCGTCTTGGCCGGGTTTATCTGCAGCTCGTAGATGCCAGCGGCCTTCACAACGGCGGCTAGCGCGCGCTCTGCATCTGCGCGTTCATTGAAGAAGAGATAGAAATCGTCAACATAACGAAATCCAGCAGGTTTGGCGCCCAAAGAAGCTGCGACTTCGATGTCGATGGCGACACCTATCGTCTCGGCAATGATATGTGATGTATCGGGACCAATAGGTAGACCAATAGTTTGGCCGTCTTGCGCGTTCTGGCTGCGCGCATCTATCCAGTTACCAAAGAATTCGGCGGTCTTCTCTCGGTTGGCCTTCGCAACCACTTTGCTGTGAAGAGCCCATGGAATCGAATGCGTATAGATCGATGGAAAGAAGCTGGAGATATCGGTAACGAGAGCAAATCTGAATCCCGAGGATTCAGTGACCTTGTCCTCCTGTAGCTCACTGAACTTGGTGAGTTTGATCGCACGAAGCGTTCCTCCAGATTTCGGGATGCTCCGCGATGTGTTGCTCTTCTCGTAATGCTCTTTGATCTCGCCGCAATAGAGACTGACTTTTTGCGCAAGATGGTAAAAACCTATTGGATTAAGGATGGCGGTATTGCGCCGATAAAAAGATGACCGCGGCACGGAGAACCGCTCCGCCATCGTTGTAGGTGGCTTCTCTGGCCAGTCGTTCTCATATGAGCCACGCTCGCTACTGAAGGTCGAAGTGGTGAAACCTGGCGGAAGTTGAATCGGAAAATATCCTCGACCGAGGAGATCATCAAAGAGAGACATAGCATCCAAGCTCTGAGCGGGACAAAGGGGGATCGGTCGGCTGGGAGCCGAGGCGGAATATCTGCCTGCAGGGTGGTTTCGATTTCGCAAAGAGGGCCTATCACGCCCCAGGATATTTAATAATCGTATCAGAAATATGAGGGGCGTTATCGCTTTCTCGGTGATCGGCGATTGATGCCCACAGGCAATGCTTCACCTCGTTTGAGGTCCTTAGTAAAAACGACTAGGCAACTGGACAGCGTCGCAAGACAAGCTGGCTACCGGCGCCAGGCTGTGGACACTCAACATCGCACCGACATCCGTTTTCGGCGAGAAGCAGCCATCCATAACCGATTGATTGGATTCGCCACGTTGCAGTGCCTGAGTCCAATCCGTAGTCCAAAATTGACTGATGTCTCTGCAAATTCACCAAGTGAGCCGTTTGCCGCGGATCAGCATCTCAGAACGGCCGAGCTCGTTCGGGAATGTTCGGTTGTTTATTTCCTCGATCGTGCTGCTCTGAGGCTAGAGGAAAAGGCAGCCATCACGCTGAGGTGTCACGATCGTTGTGCGACGAATGGCCCGCGTGACCGCGACGCGCAGCGCTAACCGTGACTGCGCGATGCGCTTATCGTCGGCGTTCGCCGCCACTATGCGCCCGGAAAAGGTGCCCTCATAGATGACGACTTCATCAAACTCCTTCCCCTTGGCTTTGTGAATCGTCATCACATGCAGGCCACGCCACTCCTTCTGCGTGGCGACGAAATGTTCCTGAAGCAGGGCTTCGCCAAGCGCCACCTCGGCACCTGCATAGTCGCCCCGAGCCCTCCACATCTCGCTGAGCGCCGTGCGAAGCGCGGAGCCCCTGTGCAGCAGGCGGAGGAACCGCGCATCCTCGCCTACACGGGCTACTTGGCGTGCGGTAGACGTGGCGATCAGCTCTCGCATGGCAGCCCAGTCTTCTTCGGGATTTCCTGAGAGTCTGAGATCTGCACGCTCGGCAGCTATCCGTTGGCACTCTTTGATGATGAGCTCCCTGCTTTTTCCGCGGATTTTTCCTGTCGAAATGTAAGCGCCGATCGCGCCCGCGAGGTTCATCTCAGCCTGAGCTGGAGCCTTGTTGCCACCACGGCCACGGATATGGGTGTGCAGCGAGGTGACCAAGCGTGACGCCAGCTCTGCGGGCGGGCCTCCTCCCAGCAACACGGCGATTACATTTGCAGCCAAGGAAGGCGACTCCGCGTCCATCGACACATCGTGCCGAAGTGCAGGGAGGCCATCTAGGTCCGAGGACAGGTAGTGAGAGAACTGCAGCATGAACGCCTTCGACGGCACAAGTACGGCCACCGACGTGTTTGGCTCATTGCGCAGGCGCCGGAGAGCGGCCAAAACCTCCGCCTTCGCTCGGAAGTGTGGGCTCTGATTTCTGCGAAAGCCGTAACGCACAATATTCACGTGCGTGTAGTTCTTGCCGCGGTTACGGCCGGCCAATAGATCGTTTCCAAATGTGGTGATGTCAGTCCCATTGCTTCGATGGTTTTCGCCCGAAAAATCAAAGTTCCCAGGCTGGAACGTCTCGACAAATTCACCCAAGCGGCGGGGATCGGCACCTCGGAATTCGTAGATGCGTTGCTCAGGGTCGCCAAGCGCGATAAGACAGCTGTGTCGTCCCAGCTGACTGATAAGCGCCCACTCGTCGGCGTTGGTGTCCTGAAACTCGTCGAGGATGACAAGAGGATAGGCGTCGCAGTAGATGTTAGCCAACCGATCACTACGCTGGAAGATCTGTGCGGCCAGCCGGGCGAACAGGTCAAAGTGCATCCGTCCTTCCTCTTCAAACAGGCGAAGCATCTCCTGCTCGCGGGAGCCGGCGTCCACGTCCGCGAAGTGGGCTGCCGCCTCCGGAGGCGGCAAGAGGGTGATCGCCTTCGCGGTGTTTAGCAGATAGCCGTGACTGCGCAGGATGCTCCACGCAAACCCATGGTAGGTGTTGATTTCGAGGTATCTGAGCTCCTCTGGCCTAATGAGCTCCGCCGCCTTCTCGACGATGCGCGCGACTGTCGCCCTAGCAAAGCTTAGGAATAGCACCTTCTGGCCCGGCTTCAGCGCCCCACTGACGATCTTCTGCCGGGCTTTGACGAGCGCCACGTGTGTCTTGCCGGCGCCCGGGCCTGCGAGGGCAAGAGCGTGCCCGGGGCAGGCCAGGAAGGCAAACTTCTGCGGACTCCAGACCATGGACTTTAAGCCGCAACGGGTTCAACTGGAGGCGTGGGTGGCAGGGGTGGAGGCAGAGGCTCGATGACTCGAAATATGGCGTACAGGCATCGGGCAATGTATTCCGGCATCTCCTGCCAGCTTGTGCAGGACGCCAGCAGGTCCGCTGCCTGGCCGCTCCCTTTTCCCCAGGAAAAGTATTGCGACAGTGCGTGTCTGAGCGTAGCCAGATCAGCGTTGGCATTCGGCGTGACAGCCATTAGGTGCTGTGGCCAGTCGCCGTCAGCCACAACGCTCAGCGCGTAGCGCCTGATCGCGTTCTCGTTGCTACCCTGCAGCACCAATGACTCAAATCCTTTCATCGGCGATTCGTACGGATAGTCGACAGCGGCGCAGATGAGGGCGAGTTGCGTTTCTTCCTGCTTGTCAAAGGCCGCGAAAACGGTCTTGCCAAGCGTCCTGAAGAAGTGGCCTAGCGGAGCCACCTGGGTATCCGTCTTGGCATCGATGACCGCTACGCCGAGCGCCTCGAACGACTTGAAATTCTGTGGATCGACCTTGCTGAGCTTGCGCGCAGCCGCTGGCAGCGCATCGAATTCCGTACGCCCCTCGACGATTAATACATACTTAGCCAGAAGCGCCTCGCAGAAGCGCGCTCGAAACTCAGCCTTGTAGGCCTTCGGCTTTATCGTTGGCGGCAGGCTGGCGGAAACCGAGGTAAGCACGCCATCTGCTCGCTTGAGAACCTTGATCTGAGCTGGATCAAACTCCTCGAGCACGTATGGAGAGTGAGAAGTGAATAGGGCCTGCGCCGACTTCTCGCATACGCTGTTGACGATGCGCTTCTGAGTGTGCGGAGGAAGTGCCGTCTCGGGCTCCTCCATAGCGAAGATGACGTTTTGCTTGAGCTCGGCAATGATGGAGAGCAGCGCTAGCACAAGTGTATTGATGGTGCCCGTGCCCTGGTGTTGATACGGCGCCGCGTAGCTGCTGCCGTCTGGTCGCCTCGCGCCCGTACCCATAAAGACGGTCAGAGTGCGGCGCAGGGTCTCCCGGGTTAAATCCGAGACGCGCATATGCGGGTCCTCGGCCCAGTCCGATGGGACGAATTTTTTGATCGAGGCCTGTACAGCGGACAGCAGAGTGGTGACACCAAGCTCTGGTTGGTCGGCGACCGGCAGGACGCGCAGCGAAGCCAGCAGTTCCTCCCACATCTTGAGGCGCGATTCTTGAAGGCGAAGTATCACGTCCAGTAGCGAGCCGCGCTCTAGGCTGAGCGCGCGCGAGCCGGTGCGAACCGTTCGCAAATAAAGGAAGCCGCACTTGCGCTTGTCTGAGGAACGGAACGTCTGGTATTCGCCGGCGCCGATAGGGGCGGGCAGCGCAAAGAACGTGTTGCCCAGGAAGTCGTCTTCTTCTGCGTCGTAGGCGCCACGGAAGAAGACACGAAGCGCGGGTCCGACACCGGCGGCATCTGTGCCCTCGACCGGCGGGCCTGCTAGCAGTGTCTTCGAGTTTGTGTTCCACCATTCCAAGTGCTCGCGGAAGTGCCGGAGCTGCTCCTCGTTGAGGTCGGCGACGATAACCTCGACTGCCAGTAGGATCGGCCGACCTTCGGCGTCAATGTACTGGCCCGCATAGAAGTCGTGCTCGTCCACAACCGGGCGGCGTGAGAGTCGCTCCGGACCCAACACGAGGTCAATCGCCTCAAGCAGCGTCGACTTGCCAGCGTTGTTATCGCCAACGAGCACGCTGTGCCCATCGAAGTGAGCAGTGCCCTGCATGATCCCGCGGAAATTCGCGATACTGACCTGGACGATCTTCATTGAGCCTCCCCGT
This window contains:
- a CDS encoding SDR family oxidoreductase is translated as MDTHTVKTALVTGASRGIGRAIAQRLAADGFAVVVNYAGNAAKAQETVAAIVAAGGQAIAVQGDVADPDAVAALFDAARAAFGRIDVVVNSAGIMPMARIGADSLADFDKAIATNLRGAFLVLGQAAAQLGAGGRIIALSTSVIAKAFPGYGPYIAAKAGVEGLVRVLANELRGRGITVNAVAPGPVGTELFLHGKSAEQIEQSAKLAPLERLGTPEDIAGVVAFLAGPHGGWVNAQVLRANGGFA
- a CDS encoding DoxX family protein, whose product is MNVPSASPRSTASAWAAHFEPALYALLRIVFAIVLFTHGLPKALRIPHGSMQDPMAGSIGLIQNVLGLPFAPQLAFLVMLLENGGALMLALGLGTRLVASLIVLQMTAISVALGPTWPWLDRGIEFPVLMGMLALYILARGGGRHALDAWLRRRNETAATTRARHNAAY
- a CDS encoding pyridoxamine 5'-phosphate oxidase family protein, whose translation is MFTLPEHKTDMDASGRITTLDALVALYGQPAERAVRKQLDHLNADYQAFVRASPFVVLASVGAEGLDCSPRGDAPGFVQVLDARTLALPDRPGNNRVDTLRNLVQDPRLSVLFLVPGIGETLRVNGRAEIRVDPDLLARFAIGERLPRSVIVVHIEAAYFHCAKAMVRSQLWDPARHLPRDRLPSPGTMHAHLADGAFDAEAYDRELPQRTRDSLY
- a CDS encoding RNA-directed DNA polymerase, translating into MSLFDDLLGRGYFPIQLPPGFTTSTFSSERGSYENDWPEKPPTTMAERFSVPRSSFYRRNTAILNPIGFYHLAQKVSLYCGEIKEHYEKSNTSRSIPKSGGTLRAIKLTKFSELQEDKVTESSGFRFALVTDISSFFPSIYTHSIPWALHSKVVAKANREKTAEFFGNWIDARSQNAQDGQTIGLPIGPDTSHIIAETIGVAIDIEVAASLGAKPAGFRYVDDFYLFFNERADAERALAAVVKAAGIYELQINPAKTRIVEVQDIVEDSWKFSVKKLRIGPKRRAQRNDLHHYFEALFSLEKRFKDESIVKYGLKQLSSMIVKKPNWDVLEAYLYKCGYGFPNTIQIVAHFLSTYKFHGYEIDHQAATRFCNNLLISCAASNHHGEVAWLLWISKELEVTLADAAVLEVAKMGSSACTLILLDLHHNGIAPRPIPVEYLQPHTNALALKGQYWLLAYEAGRRKWLGNTKISYIKSDPYFGPMFRAGVEFYDPDHRLPPIFKLKGDAGEVIEFDSDDDIASDFDFDDMDEEYFDTDDEHDEDDEEDEDDEEDEEDEEDEDD
- a CDS encoding UvrD-helicase domain-containing protein, encoding MVWSPQKFAFLACPGHALALAGPGAGKTHVALVKARQKIVSGALKPGQKVLFLSFARATVARIVEKAAELIRPEELRYLEINTYHGFAWSILRSHGYLLNTAKAITLLPPPEAAAHFADVDAGSREQEMLRLFEEEGRMHFDLFARLAAQIFQRSDRLANIYCDAYPLVILDEFQDTNADEWALISQLGRHSCLIALGDPEQRIYEFRGADPRRLGEFVETFQPGNFDFSGENHRSNGTDITTFGNDLLAGRNRGKNYTHVNIVRYGFRRNQSPHFRAKAEVLAALRRLRNEPNTSVAVLVPSKAFMLQFSHYLSSDLDGLPALRHDVSMDAESPSLAANVIAVLLGGGPPAELASRLVTSLHTHIRGRGGNKAPAQAEMNLAGAIGAYISTGKIRGKSRELIIKECQRIAAERADLRLSGNPEEDWAAMRELIATSTARQVARVGEDARFLRLLHRGSALRTALSEMWRARGDYAGAEVALGEALLQEHFVATQKEWRGLHVMTIHKAKGKEFDEVVIYEGTFSGRIVAANADDKRIAQSRLALRVAVTRAIRRTTIVTPQRDGCLFL
- a CDS encoding ATP-dependent nuclease; protein product: MKIVQVSIANFRGIMQGTAHFDGHSVLVGDNNAGKSTLLEAIDLVLGPERLSRRPVVDEHDFYAGQYIDAEGRPILLAVEVIVADLNEEQLRHFREHLEWWNTNSKTLLAGPPVEGTDAAGVGPALRVFFRGAYDAEEDDFLGNTFFALPAPIGAGEYQTFRSSDKRKCGFLYLRTVRTGSRALSLERGSLLDVILRLQESRLKMWEELLASLRVLPVADQPELGVTTLLSAVQASIKKFVPSDWAEDPHMRVSDLTRETLRRTLTVFMGTGARRPDGSSYAAPYQHQGTGTINTLVLALLSIIAELKQNVIFAMEEPETALPPHTQKRIVNSVCEKSAQALFTSHSPYVLEEFDPAQIKVLKRADGVLTSVSASLPPTIKPKAYKAEFRARFCEALLAKYVLIVEGRTEFDALPAAARKLSKVDPQNFKSFEALGVAVIDAKTDTQVAPLGHFFRTLGKTVFAAFDKQEETQLALICAAVDYPYESPMKGFESLVLQGSNENAIRRYALSVVADGDWPQHLMAVTPNANADLATLRHALSQYFSWGKGSGQAADLLASCTSWQEMPEYIARCLYAIFRVIEPLPPPLPPTPPVEPVAA